The DNA segment GATGGTCGACGAGATCCGCGGCCAGCGCGACCGCATCACGCGCGAGCTCGCGGGCATGGGCTTCACCCCGTACCGCAGCGGCTCGAACTTCGTCCTCTTCGGCGGGGTCGCCGACCCGCCCGCCGTCTTCGCGGCGCTCCTCGAGCGCGGCATCCTGATCCGCGAGATCGGACTGCCCGGATGCCTTCGGGTGACCGCCGGAACCGAGGCCGAGACCACCGCGTTCCTCGAGGCGATCGCGCTGTTCGCGCCGAACGACCCGTCGACGACCCCCGAATAGGATGACCGCATGAGCACCACCGAACGCCCATCGCGCACCGCGCGCGTCCAGCGCGAGACCAGCGAATCGAGCATCGACCTGTCGATCGACCTCGACGGCACGGGCGCGAGCGACATCGAGACGAGCGTGCCGTTCTACGACCACCTCCTCACCGCGTTCGCGAAGCACTCGCTCACCGACCTCACCGTGCGCGCGCGCGGCGACATCGAGATCGACGTGCACCACACCGTCGAGGACGTCGGCATCGTCCTCGGCACGGCGATCCGACAGGCGCTCGGCGACAAGCGCGGCATCTCGCGCTACGGCGACGCGCTCGTGCCGCTCGACGAGGCGCTCGCGCAGGCCGTGGTCGACATCTCCGGGCGCCCCTACCTCGTGCACACGGGCGAGCCGGCCGGGTTCGAGTTCCACCTCATCGGCGGCCACTTCACCGGATCGATGGTGCGGCACGTGTTCGAGGCGATCACCCACAACGCCGGGCTCACGGTCCACATCGACGTGCGCGGCGGCCGCGACCCGCACCACATCGCCGAAGCCGAGTTCAAGGCGTTCGCCCGGGCCTTCCGCCAGGCGAAGGCGTTCGATCCGCTCGTGCGCGGCGTTCCGTCGACCAAGGGCGCGCTGTGAGCGGTGCGCGCCGAGTCGCCGTGCTCGACTACGGTTCGGGCAACGTCCACTCGGCCGTCAAGGCGCTCGAACGCGCCGGCGCCGAGGTCGAACTGACCGCGGACCGCCGAACGATCTTGGAGGCCGACGGGCTCCTCGTGCCCGGTGTCGGCGCCTTCGCTGCTGTCATGGAGGGCCTTCGCTCGGTGCGCGGCGATGAACTCGTCGACCGGCGCCTCGCCGGAGGGCGGCCGGTGCTCGGCATCTGCGTGGGCATGCAGGTCATGTTCGAGCACGGGGTCGAGCGCGGCGTCGACACCGAGGGTCTCGGCGAGTGGCCGGGATCGGTCACCGAGCTGCCGGCCGACGTGCTGCCGCACATGGGCTGGAACACCGTGCAGCCGGATGCCGGTTCGGTCCTGTTCGACGGGCTCGCCGACGAGCGGTTCTACTTCGTGCACTCCTACGCGGCCCGGGAATGGCACCTCGACGTCATCCCGCCGTTCCCGCAGCCCGCGCTGACCTGGTCCGAGCACGGCGGCCGGTTCCTCGCAGCCGTCGAGAACGGCCCGCTGTCGGCGACCCAGTTCCACCCCGAGAAGTCGGGGGATGCCGGCATCCGCCTGCTCGCGAACTGGATCCGTTCGCTCGGGTGAGGCAGGAGCGCGCCCCGCGTACCATCGCGCATGACGGCGCGATTCGTCATCGACGGCATGGTGCGGACTAGGATTCTGTGACTGTGCCGAGGCCGCGCCCCGCGGCTGCTCCGATCCGAGGACAGTGATGAGTGAGTTCAACAAGACCCCCCGTCTGGTGCTGCTTCCGGCAGTCGACGTGGCGGGCGGCAAGGCGGTCCGCCTGACCCAGGGCGAAGCCGGCACCGAGACGAACTACGGCGACCCGGTCGACGCGGCCGCCGACTGGGCCGACCAGGGCGCGGAGTGGATCCACCTCGTCGACCTCGACGCGGCGTTCGGCCGTGGGTCGAACGCGGGGATCCTGAAGAAGGTCATCCGGCAGGTGCGGGGTGTGAACGTCGAGCTCTCCGGCGGCATCCGCGACGATGCGTCGCTCGAGAACGCCCTCGAGATCGGCGCGAAGCGCATCAACCTCGGCACGGCCGCCCTCGAGAACCCGGAGTGGGCGGCATCCGTCATCGCCCAGTACGGCGAGGCGATCGCCATCGGCCTCGACGTGCGCGGCACGACGCTCGCCGCGCGCGGCTGGACGAAGGACGGCGGCGACCTCTGGCAGGTCATGGACCGGCTCGAGGAGGCGGGCGCTGCGCGCTACGTCGTCACCGACGTGACGAAGGACGGCACGCTGCAGGGGCCGAACATCGAGCTGTTGCAGCGCATCATGGAGCGCACGCGCCGCCCGGTGATCGCCTCGGGCGGCGTCGCGAGCCTCGACGACATCGCGGCGCTGCGCGAGCTCGTTCCGCACGGCCTCGAGGGCGCGATCATCGGCAAGGCCCTGTACGCGGGTGCGTTCACGCTGCCCGAGGCGCTGGATGTCGCTTCCCACTGACCCTACGGCCGACTCGGCCGGCCGCCCGTGGGCGGGCCGGTCGTTCCAGCCCAACCCGCACGCAGCCGACGACGGGCTCATGCCCTCCGGGCTCGGTGACGCGCTCGCCCGCTTCCGGGCGGGCGAGTCCGGCCAGGCCGACGTCGTGGCCGCGTTCGGCCCGGCGCGCCTGCTGATCCCGCTGCTCGCCGAACTCGGCGACGGCGGCACCGAGGTCGGTGCGCACGGGCACGCGATCGAGAAGAGCCAGGAGCTCTCGATCGTCACGGTCGAAGGACCGGACGGGCGCCGCGTGCTGCCCGTGTTCGGCTCGGTCGAGGCGATGACGGCCTGGAACCCCGCCGCCCGCCCGGTGCCCGCGGACGGCGTGCGCGTCGCGCTCGCCGCGGCGGACGACGCGACCGAGCTCGTCGTGCTCGATCCCGGATCGGCGACCGAGTTCGTGCTGCGCAGGCCCGCGGTGTGGGCGGTGGCGCAGTCCAGGCCGTGGCATCCGCCGTTCGAGTCCGAAGCCGTTCGGGCCGCGTTCGAACGTTCGATCGGCGGCGAACTCGCGGTGCTCGGCGTCGAACTGGCACCGGGGGACCCCACCGCACGACTGCGGGGCCCGGAGCTCGTCGTGCGGCTGACGCTCGTGGCGGGACTGACCCGGCAGGAACTCGACGCCACGACCGCGCGCCTCGCGCGGCGCTGGGCCGCCGATGACGTGATCGCGACCGGGGTGGACTCGCTCGCGGTCAAGCTCGTCGGAGGCGACCGGGAGCCGGCCTGACGCGTTGACGCCGTCCCCGCCCGGGTGGAGGATCGGGGTGCGCGTCGGTGCGTGCCGGGGCGCTGAGGCGGGTGGGGGCCATGACCTACGACGAGTCGCTGCTGGACGTTGCGCACCGCAGCGCGGCGGACTGGCTGCGGGGTGTGGCCGAACGACCGATTCCGCCGCGCGCGGACGTCGACGAGCTGGCCGACTCGCTCGGCAGGGACCTGCCAGAGCGCGGCGAGCCGGCGCCGGAGGTCGTCGCCCGGCTCGCCGAGCGCGCCGAGCCCGGCCTCATCGCGATCGGCTCGCCGCGGTTCTACGGATGGGTGATCGGCGGAACCCAGCCCGTCGCGCTCGCGGCCGACTGGCTGGTCTCGGCGTGGGATCAGAACGCGGGGCTGCGCAAGATCACGCCCGCCGTCGCGGCGCTCGAGGAGATCGCCGGCGCCTGGCTCCTCGACCTGCTCGGGCTGCCCGCGGGAGCCGACGTCGGCTTCGCGACCGGCGCGACGACGGCGCAGACCGCGTGTCTCGCGGCCGCGCGCGACGAGGTCCTGCGGCGCGTCGGCTGGGATGCCCTGCAGGAGGGCCTCGCGGGCGGTCCGCGCATCCGTTGGATCGTGGGGGAGGAGCGGCACGGGACGATGGACCTCGCCGCCCGCTAC comes from the Agromyces marinus genome and includes:
- the hisB gene encoding imidazoleglycerol-phosphate dehydratase HisB, with product MSTTERPSRTARVQRETSESSIDLSIDLDGTGASDIETSVPFYDHLLTAFAKHSLTDLTVRARGDIEIDVHHTVEDVGIVLGTAIRQALGDKRGISRYGDALVPLDEALAQAVVDISGRPYLVHTGEPAGFEFHLIGGHFTGSMVRHVFEAITHNAGLTVHIDVRGGRDPHHIAEAEFKAFARAFRQAKAFDPLVRGVPSTKGAL
- the hisH gene encoding imidazole glycerol phosphate synthase subunit HisH, with the protein product MSGARRVAVLDYGSGNVHSAVKALERAGAEVELTADRRTILEADGLLVPGVGAFAAVMEGLRSVRGDELVDRRLAGGRPVLGICVGMQVMFEHGVERGVDTEGLGEWPGSVTELPADVLPHMGWNTVQPDAGSVLFDGLADERFYFVHSYAAREWHLDVIPPFPQPALTWSEHGGRFLAAVENGPLSATQFHPEKSGDAGIRLLANWIRSLG
- the priA gene encoding bifunctional 1-(5-phosphoribosyl)-5-((5-phosphoribosylamino)methylideneamino)imidazole-4-carboxamide isomerase/phosphoribosylanthranilate isomerase PriA codes for the protein MSEFNKTPRLVLLPAVDVAGGKAVRLTQGEAGTETNYGDPVDAAADWADQGAEWIHLVDLDAAFGRGSNAGILKKVIRQVRGVNVELSGGIRDDASLENALEIGAKRINLGTAALENPEWAASVIAQYGEAIAIGLDVRGTTLAARGWTKDGGDLWQVMDRLEEAGAARYVVTDVTKDGTLQGPNIELLQRIMERTRRPVIASGGVASLDDIAALRELVPHGLEGAIIGKALYAGAFTLPEALDVASH
- a CDS encoding SseB family protein, which codes for MSLPTDPTADSAGRPWAGRSFQPNPHAADDGLMPSGLGDALARFRAGESGQADVVAAFGPARLLIPLLAELGDGGTEVGAHGHAIEKSQELSIVTVEGPDGRRVLPVFGSVEAMTAWNPAARPVPADGVRVALAAADDATELVVLDPGSATEFVLRRPAVWAVAQSRPWHPPFESEAVRAAFERSIGGELAVLGVELAPGDPTARLRGPELVVRLTLVAGLTRQELDATTARLARRWAADDVIATGVDSLAVKLVGGDREPA